CGATAGTAAAACTCTCCGGTATAGATGTGGGCAGGGTGGAGAAGATAACTTTTCAGTATCTGCCTGAGACCAAGATAGAGCTGGTGCTCACAATAAACGATATCGCTAAATTCCATGAGGACTCGGTTGCCTTCATATCGACGTCCGGCATGATAGGCGACGCCTATGTAGGCATAACGCCGGGCTCGCCCGACAAGCCTTTCGCAAAAGACGGTTCTACGCTCGCGAGCGAAGACCCTGTCGAGATGAGAAAACTGATGAAGAAGGCGGATGCGATATCCGAGAACCTCGACAAGACGCTCGCGGAAGTGAAGACGCTTGCCTCAAACGTCAATAACGTTGTTTCCGATAATAAAGCCAGGATTGATGGCATAGCGTCAAACCTGGAGGCGACGAGTGTCAATTTTAAGGAATTCAGCGAGGATATTAAGC
This genomic stretch from Candidatus Omnitrophota bacterium harbors:
- a CDS encoding MlaD family protein, producing MKITNEIKTAVVVISAIAVGVIFWAKTTDFKTKPYRIKTYFNYAEGVKSDSIVKLSGIDVGRVEKITFQYLPETKIELVLTINDIAKFHEDSVAFISTSGMIGDAYVGITPGSPDKPFAKDGSTLASEDPVEMRKLMKKADAISENLDKTLAEVKTLASNVNNVVSDNKARIDGIASNLEATSVNFKEFSEDIKHHPWKLLMKGK